From the genome of Anoplopoma fimbria isolate UVic2021 breed Golden Eagle Sablefish chromosome 1, Afim_UVic_2022, whole genome shotgun sequence, one region includes:
- the triap1 gene encoding TP53-regulated inhibitor of apoptosis 1, whose protein sequence is MNSVGEACTELKRDYDQCFNRWFAEKFLKGDRSGDPCTETFRRYQRCVQKAIKEKDIPVDGVEFMGPDKDKPES, encoded by the coding sequence ATGAACAGCGTCGGGGAGGCCTGCACCGAGCTGAAGCGGGACTACGACCAGTGCTTCAACCGCTGGTTCGCGGAGAAGTTCCTGAAGGGGGACCGGAGCGGAGACCCGTGCACCGAGACCTTCAGGAGGTACCAGCGCTGCGTCCAGAAGGCCATCAAGGAGAAGGACATCCCGGTGGACGGGGTGGAGTTCATGGGCCCCGACAAGGACAAGCCCgagagctga